The following coding sequences are from one Musa acuminata AAA Group cultivar baxijiao chromosome BXJ1-6, Cavendish_Baxijiao_AAA, whole genome shotgun sequence window:
- the LOC135675454 gene encoding uncharacterized protein LOC135675454 produces the protein MDAAAKKAFVTACSSSLVLLLLLLLLISPRQTFPSPVQVAGHGGGEGGQQQQQGPQPAERAIGLTGFANPWDAVRTWANLAWMNLRPPDSMKNNGRSESSAGEVVKEAASRSFETSKEAVGQAAESAAKTAEDAVRKSKEKVKRTSSVAGGEPDAEL, from the exons ATGGACGCAGCAGCAAAGAAAGCCTTCGTCACGGCGTGTTCGTCCTCCCTCGTCctgttgctcctcctcctcctcctcatctctcCTCGCCAAACGTTTCCGTCGCCGGTCCAGGTTGCCGGCCatggaggtggagagggggggcagcagcaacagcagggcCCGCAGCCGGCCGAGCGGGCCATCGGCCTCACCGGATTCGCGAACCCGTGGGATGCCGTCAGGACCTGGGCCAATCTTGCCTGGATGAATCTTCGGCCACCTGACTCGAT GAAAAACAATGGAAGGAGTGAGTCGAGTGCAGGGGAGGTGGTGAAAGAAGCAGCCTCGAGGAGCTTCGAGACGAGCAAGGAGGCGGTGGGGCAGGCGGCGGAGTCGGCAGCGAAGACAGCAGAGGACGCAGTCCGCAAGAGCAAGGAGAAGGTGAAGCGGACTTCCTCGGTGGCTGGTGGAGAACCGGATGCAGAGCTTTAG
- the LOC135676095 gene encoding probable serine/threonine-protein kinase PBL3, translating into MGNCVDSSSLVENARAPRNSPYPSKAVAGRSLFSVSSTPMTYSTPSTLSVRSYSDKTSNGSLPTPRTEGEILSSSQLKAFTFNDLKNATRNFRPDSLLGEGGFGYVYKGWIDEQSFSASRPGYGMVVAVKKLKPESFQGHKEWLTEVDYLGQLHHPNLVKLIGYCSEGDNKLLVYEFMPKGSLENHLFRRTAQPLSWATRIKVAIEAARGRTFLHDAESQVIYRDFKASNILLDSEFNAKLSDFGLAKAGPTGDKTHVSTQVIGTHGYAAPEYIATGRLSVKSDVYSFGVVLLELLSGRRAIDETKMGIEQNLVEWAIPYLCDKRKLYRIMDTKLEGQYPKKGAHAIATLALQCIEHETKLRPRMSDALASLEQLQDLKSAAFPLQADQYKPSSVISKSPTRHHH; encoded by the exons ATGGGGAACTGCGTCGACTCTTCGTCGCTGGTCGAGAACGCCCGCGCCCCGCGGAATTCCCCGT ATCCTTCGAAAGCGGTTGCCGGAAGAAGTTTGTTTTCAGTTTCTTCCACTCCAATGACATACTCAACCCCTTCAACTCTGTCTGTGCGTTCTTATAGCGATAAGACAAGCAATGGGAGTCTTCCTACACCAAGAACTGAAGGTGAAATCTTATCCTCGTCACAGTTGAAGGCTTTCACGTTCAATGATCTGAAAAATGCCACGAGAAACTTTCGTCCGGACAGTTTACTCGGGGAAGGAGGTTTCGGTTATGTCTACAAAGGTTGGATCGATGAACAAAGTTTTTCTGCTTCAAGGCCTGGATATGGAATGGTTGTTGCTGTCAAGAAGCTCAAGCCTGAAAGTTTCCAGGGCCACAAGGAATGGCTG ACAGAGGTCGACTATCTAGGTCAGCTTCACCATCCCAATCTGGTTAAGCTCATTGGGTACTGTTCGGAGGGTGACAATAAGCTTCTGGTATATGAATTCATGCCAAAAGGCAGCTTGGAAAATCATCTGTTCAGAA GGACTGCTCAACCACTTTCATGGGCAACACGAATCAAGGTTGCAATTGAAGCAGCCAGAGGACGCACTTTTTTGCATGATGCTGAATCTCAAGTTATATATCGAGATTTTAAGGCCTCCAACATCCTTCTTGACTCG GAGTTTAACGCAAAGCTTTCAGACTTTGGCTTGGCGAAAGCTGGACCAACTGGAGATAAAACTCATGTGTCGACCCAAGTCATAGGCACTCATGGATATGCAGCTCCAGAATATATTGCGACAG GTAGACTTTCAGTGAAATCCGATGTATACAGTTTCGGGGTTGTATTGTTGGAGCTCTTGTCTGGTCGCCGGGCCATCGACGAAACAAAGATGGGTATAGAGCAGAACCTGGTGGAATGGGCAATTCCCTATTTGTGTGATAAGCGAAAATTATACCGGATCATGGACACAAAGCTGGAAGGCCAGTATCCAAAGAAAGGAGCCCATGCCATCGCCACGCTTGCATTGCAATGTATCGAGCATGAGACCAAACTCCGGCCTCGTATGTCTGATGCCTTGGCCTCTCTGGAGCAACTGCAAGATCTCAAGTCTGCAGCATTTCCTCTGCAAGCCGATCAATATAAGCCCTCCAGTGTCATCTCTAAATCACCAACGAGGCATCATCATTAG
- the LOC135675453 gene encoding ribulose bisphosphate carboxylase large chain-like: MHAVIDRQKNHGMHFRVLAKALRMSGGDHIHAGTVVGKLEGEREMTLGFVDLLRDDYIEKDRSRGIFFTQDWVSMPGVLPVASRGIHVWHMPALTEIFGDDSVLQFGGGTLGHPWGNAPGAVANRVALEACVQARNEGRDLAREGNEIIREASKWSPELAAACEVWKEIKFEFEPVDKLDKEKK; the protein is encoded by the coding sequence ATGCATGCAGTTATTGATAGACAGAAAAATCATGGTATGCATTTCCGTGTACTAGCTAAAGCATTACGTATGTCTGGTGGAGATCATATTCACGCCGGTACAGTAGTAGGTAAACTGGAAGGGGAACGTGAGATGACTTTAGGTTTCGTTGATTTATTACGTGATGATTATATCGAAAAAGACCGAAGTCGCGGTATTTTCTTCACTCAAGATTGGGTCTCTATGCCAGGTGTTCTGCCCGTGGCTTCAAGGGGTATTCATGTTTGGCATATGCCTGCTCTGACCGAAATCTTTGGGGATGATTCCGTACTACAGTTTGGCGGAGGAACTTTAGGACACCCTTGGGGAAATGCACCTGGTGCAGTAGCTAATAGGGTGGCTTTAGAGGCGTGTGTACAAGCTCGTAATGAGGGACGTGATCTTGCTCGTGAAGGTAATGAAATTATCCGTGAAGCTAGCAAATGGAGCCCTGAACTAGCCGCTGCTTGTGAAGTATGGAAAGAGATCAAATTCGAATTCGAACCAGTAGATAAGCTagataaagagaaaaagtaa
- the LOC135676096 gene encoding transcription factor MYB88-like isoform X2: MNSECKKGGWSAEEDMLLCEAQKIFGNRWTEIAKVVSGRTDNAVKNRFSTLCKKRAKLEAFSKENTSSSSDLGTSRVIVQDRYAAAAMGESSVSNKKIRYHISHPKEIVDGHRKLLGEHVSEQNQRRPPLAALVQNINSINGLTNNTRGSLCDASNKDTQGTFLRKNDSKLTALLRQAESLTSLSMKINAEDTNQCSDEAWKELQDYLIQTEDGESLTRRISRMGCMPDDLRNLIEDVNSTKEEGQQPVRQFDSDEDSQGSSDCSTGSTHNVNAGESGSIHHYEDCSLHKDNEVSHLKDDAAHSSMNSSPETILSLSPMPKDEIVNGCTSSEFTSPPQTIPLFQSFADGIPTPVFTSSERNFLLSVLDFSSMGTKTNSSEQPSCKKALLHSFKPS; encoded by the exons ATGAATTCAGAGTGTAAGAAAGGTGGGTGGTCTGCAGAAGAGGACATGCTCTTATGCGAG GCACAGAAGATTTTTGGGAACAGATGGACAGAGATTGCAAAGGTGGTTTCAGGAAG AACTGATAATGCTGTAAAGAACCGGTTCTCCACCCTCTGCAAGAAAAGGGCAAAACTTGAAGCCTTTTCCAAGGAGAATACGAGTTCATCATCGGATTTAGGTACTTCAAGGGTTATAGTTCAAGATAGATATGCTGCAGCAGCGATGGGGGAATCATCAGTATCTAATAAGAAAATAAG GTATCACATCTCTCATCCCAAGGAGATTGTTGACGGACATAGGAAGCTTCTTGGGGAACATGTATCAGAGCAAAACCAACGAAGGCCACCTCTAGCAGCACTTGTTCAAAATATTAACTCTATTAATGGGTTGACCAACAACACAAGAGGATCCCTTTGTGATG CTTCCAACAAAGATACTCAAGGCACTTTTCTCAGGAAAAACGATTCAAAATTAACTGCCTTGTTGCGGCAAGCTGAATCGCTTACTTCCCTGTCCATGAAAATTAATGCTGAGGATACCAACCAGTGTTCCGACGAGGCATGGAAG GAACTTCAAGATTACTTGATCCAAACTGAAGATGGTGAATCACTGACAAGAAGAATATCCAGAATGGGGTGTATGCCAGATGATCTCAGAAACTTGATAGAAGATGTAAATAGCACTAAAGAAGAAGGGCAGCAGCCAGTGAG GCAATTTGATTCTGATGAAGATTCTCAAGGGAGTTCTGACTGCAGTACAGGTTCAACCCACAATGTGAATGCTGGGGAAAGCGGAAGCATTCATCATTATGAGGATTGTTCACTGCACAAAGATAATGAGGTCAGTCATCTTAAAGATGATGCTGCACATTCCAGCATGAACTCTTCTCCAG AGACAATCTTATCATTGTCTCCAATGCCAAAGGACGAAATTGTGAATGGCTGCACGAGCTCAGAATTCACATCTCCGCCCCAGACAATCCCACTTTTCCAATCTTTTGCAGATGGAATTCCGACTCCTGTCTTTACTTCAAGT GAGAGGAATTTCCTGCTTAGCGTGCTTGATTTTTCATCCATGGGCACCAAGACCAACTCCTCTGAGCAGCCATCTTGCAAGAAGGCGCTTCTTCATAGCTTCAAGCCATCCTAG
- the LOC135676094 gene encoding uncharacterized protein LOC135676094, producing MGTRLPLRLEDNYNTASKVYITLTPSPSRQAAKSTIARSVLASVSSSMMYSPRDRQSDAASVGCCVFLRRPSTLSRLGYRALTLEDSSDGEESAVKLVVGKERRVFLVDRFVLEKEPLRVLMEMVARDGRQGRGSRRKGAIFVDVDHILFEHMLWLVYNDSSSSSSSSSSSSLLQLNLKEIIEFYSQEN from the coding sequence ATGGGGACGCGCCTCCCGCTTCGCCTCGAGGATAATTACAACACCGCGTCCAAAGTCTATATAACCCTAACACCGAGTCCATCAAGGCAGGCAGCCAAGAGCACGATCGCACGCTCTGTCCTCGCCTCTGTCTCCAGTTCGATGATGTATTCGCCTCGGGATCGCCAGTCTGACGCCGCCTCCGTCGGCTGCTGCGTCTTCCTCCGACGCCCATCCACCCTTTCCCGTCTCGGCTACCGTGCGCTCACCTTGGAAGACTCCTCTGACGGCGAGGAGTCGGCGGTGAAGTTGGTGGTGGGGAAGGAGAGGCGGGTGTTCCTGGTCGACCGCTTCGTCCTCGAGAAGGAACCGTTGCGGGTGCTGATGGAGATGGTGGCGCGGGACGGGCGGCAGGGGAGGGGGTCGAGGCGGAAAGGCGCCATCTTTGTCGACGTCGACCACATCCTCTTCGAGCACATGCTCTGGTTGGTGTACAACgacagctcctcctcctcctcctcctcctcgtcttcttctttgTTGCAGCTCAACTTGAAGGAAATTATAGAGTTCTACTCTCAGGAGAATTGA
- the LOC135676096 gene encoding transcription factor MYB124-like isoform X1 → MMRGLEKENDPTSVAPPAVAPPSKKDRHVVTWTPREDDLLREHIALHGTANWRSIAALFNGKTSRQCRRRWYTYMNSECKKGGWSAEEDMLLCEAQKIFGNRWTEIAKVVSGRTDNAVKNRFSTLCKKRAKLEAFSKENTSSSSDLGTSRVIVQDRYAAAAMGESSVSNKKIRYHISHPKEIVDGHRKLLGEHVSEQNQRRPPLAALVQNINSINGLTNNTRGSLCDASNKDTQGTFLRKNDSKLTALLRQAESLTSLSMKINAEDTNQCSDEAWKELQDYLIQTEDGESLTRRISRMGCMPDDLRNLIEDVNSTKEEGQQPVRQFDSDEDSQGSSDCSTGSTHNVNAGESGSIHHYEDCSLHKDNEVSHLKDDAAHSSMNSSPETILSLSPMPKDEIVNGCTSSEFTSPPQTIPLFQSFADGIPTPVFTSSERNFLLSVLDFSSMGTKTNSSEQPSCKKALLHSFKPS, encoded by the exons ATGATGAGGGGTTTGGAGAAGGAGAACGACCCCACGTCCGTCGCCCCTCCAGCCGTGGCGCCGCCTTCGAAGAAGGATCGACATGTCGTTACTTGGACGCCTCGG GAGGATGATTTGCTCCGGGAGCACATCGCTCTTCACGGAACTGCCAA TTGGAGGAGTATCGCCGCTCTATTCAATGGCAAGACAAGTCGCCAGTGCCGGAGAAG ATGGTATACCTACATGAATTCAGAGTGTAAGAAAGGTGGGTGGTCTGCAGAAGAGGACATGCTCTTATGCGAG GCACAGAAGATTTTTGGGAACAGATGGACAGAGATTGCAAAGGTGGTTTCAGGAAG AACTGATAATGCTGTAAAGAACCGGTTCTCCACCCTCTGCAAGAAAAGGGCAAAACTTGAAGCCTTTTCCAAGGAGAATACGAGTTCATCATCGGATTTAGGTACTTCAAGGGTTATAGTTCAAGATAGATATGCTGCAGCAGCGATGGGGGAATCATCAGTATCTAATAAGAAAATAAG GTATCACATCTCTCATCCCAAGGAGATTGTTGACGGACATAGGAAGCTTCTTGGGGAACATGTATCAGAGCAAAACCAACGAAGGCCACCTCTAGCAGCACTTGTTCAAAATATTAACTCTATTAATGGGTTGACCAACAACACAAGAGGATCCCTTTGTGATG CTTCCAACAAAGATACTCAAGGCACTTTTCTCAGGAAAAACGATTCAAAATTAACTGCCTTGTTGCGGCAAGCTGAATCGCTTACTTCCCTGTCCATGAAAATTAATGCTGAGGATACCAACCAGTGTTCCGACGAGGCATGGAAG GAACTTCAAGATTACTTGATCCAAACTGAAGATGGTGAATCACTGACAAGAAGAATATCCAGAATGGGGTGTATGCCAGATGATCTCAGAAACTTGATAGAAGATGTAAATAGCACTAAAGAAGAAGGGCAGCAGCCAGTGAG GCAATTTGATTCTGATGAAGATTCTCAAGGGAGTTCTGACTGCAGTACAGGTTCAACCCACAATGTGAATGCTGGGGAAAGCGGAAGCATTCATCATTATGAGGATTGTTCACTGCACAAAGATAATGAGGTCAGTCATCTTAAAGATGATGCTGCACATTCCAGCATGAACTCTTCTCCAG AGACAATCTTATCATTGTCTCCAATGCCAAAGGACGAAATTGTGAATGGCTGCACGAGCTCAGAATTCACATCTCCGCCCCAGACAATCCCACTTTTCCAATCTTTTGCAGATGGAATTCCGACTCCTGTCTTTACTTCAAGT GAGAGGAATTTCCTGCTTAGCGTGCTTGATTTTTCATCCATGGGCACCAAGACCAACTCCTCTGAGCAGCCATCTTGCAAGAAGGCGCTTCTTCATAGCTTCAAGCCATCCTAG
- the LOC135582908 gene encoding uncharacterized protein LOC135582908 isoform X1: MAFRSFAAEISKPTASPPPLRGGNAARLPVNACAAMTCSVAADGNRRSKLVWVWTESRQVMTAAVERGWNTFLFRSEPRSNDLANEWSSIALITPLFIDGKQLFDGQSRKIASFYEVSSPQELELFQPNTEEVDNVVINFQNEWQVIPAENIVAAFQGCNRTVLAVSATSTEAQVFLEALEQGLDGVVLKVEDMGEVLRLKEYFDRRNEVRNMLALTKTTVTRVEVVGMGDRVCVDLCSLMRPGEGLLVGSFARGLFLVHSECLESNYIASRSFRVNAGPVHAYVAIPGGKTCYLSELQAGKEVIVVDQSGLQRTAIVGRVKIESRPLILIEAKEHSGNETYSIFLQNAETVGLVCPHEGNQTTIPVTSLKVGDEVMLRVQGGARHTGIEIQEFILEK; the protein is encoded by the exons ATGGCGTTCCGCTCCTTCGCAGCCGAAATCTCCAAGCCCACGGCCTCGCCTCCTCCTCTAAGAG GGGGTAATGCGGCTCGCTTGCCCGTTAATGCTTGCGCGGCGATGACTTGCTCTGTGGCTGCGGACGGAAACAGGCGATCGAAGCTTGTTTGGGTGTGGACTGAGAGCAGGCAGGTGATGACTGCAGCGGTTGAGAGAGGGTGGAACACCTTCCTCTTTCGCTCGGAACCACGATCCAACGACCTTGCCAATGAATGGTCAT CAATTGCCCTGATAACGCCTCTCTTTATTGATGGGAAGCAGCTGTTTGATGGACAAAGCAGAAAAATTGCATCCTTTTATGAGGTTTCATCTCCACAAGAACTGGAACTCTTCCAACCAAACACAGAAGAAGTAGACAACGTTGTCATAAATTTCCAGAATGAATGGCAG GTTATACCTGCGGAGAACATTGTCGCAGCATTCCAAGGGTGTAATAGGACTGTCTTAGCAGTTTCAGCTACTTCAACTGAAGCACAAGtgtttcttgag GCCTTGGAGCAAGGTCTCGATGGAGTTGTTCTGAAGGTTGAAGACATGGGAGAAGTTCTCAGACTTAAG GAGTATTTTGACAGAAGAAATGAAGTCAGGAATATGTTAGCCTTGACTAAGACAACTGTAACTCGGGTAGAAGTGGTTGGCATGGGTGACCGTGTTTGTGTGGACCTTTGCAGTCTCATGCGACCGGGTGAAGGCCTTCTG GTTGGTTCTTTTGCTAGAGGGCTTTTCTTGGTTCACTCGGAATGCTTGGAGTCAAATTACATTGCTAGCAGATCTTTCCGAGTAAACGCT GGGCCAGTGCATGCCTATGTTGCAATTCCAGGAGGAAAGACTTGCTACCTCTCGGAGTTGCAGGCAGGTAAAGAGGTCATAGTGGTTGACCAAAGTGGTCTACAACGGACAGCAATCGTGGGTCGCGTGAAGATCGAGTCGAGACCACTTATCCTAATCGAGGCAAAG GAACACTCAGGAAATGAGACATACAGCATCTTTTTACAAAATGCAGAAACTGTTGGATTAGTCTGCCCTCATGAAG GAAACCAGACTACAATTCCAGTCACCTCACTCAAAGTCGGAGATGAAGTCATGTTGAGAGTGCAGGGCGGCGCTCGACATACTGGGATAGAAATCCAAGAATTCATCCTCGAGAAATGA
- the LOC135582908 gene encoding uncharacterized protein LOC135582908 isoform X2, giving the protein MTCSVAADGNRRSKLVWVWTESRQVMTAAVERGWNTFLFRSEPRSNDLANEWSSIALITPLFIDGKQLFDGQSRKIASFYEVSSPQELELFQPNTEEVDNVVINFQNEWQVIPAENIVAAFQGCNRTVLAVSATSTEAQVFLEALEQGLDGVVLKVEDMGEVLRLKEYFDRRNEVRNMLALTKTTVTRVEVVGMGDRVCVDLCSLMRPGEGLLVGSFARGLFLVHSECLESNYIASRSFRVNAGPVHAYVAIPGGKTCYLSELQAGKEVIVVDQSGLQRTAIVGRVKIESRPLILIEAKEHSGNETYSIFLQNAETVGLVCPHEGNQTTIPVTSLKVGDEVMLRVQGGARHTGIEIQEFILEK; this is encoded by the exons ATGACTTGCTCTGTGGCTGCGGACGGAAACAGGCGATCGAAGCTTGTTTGGGTGTGGACTGAGAGCAGGCAGGTGATGACTGCAGCGGTTGAGAGAGGGTGGAACACCTTCCTCTTTCGCTCGGAACCACGATCCAACGACCTTGCCAATGAATGGTCAT CAATTGCCCTGATAACGCCTCTCTTTATTGATGGGAAGCAGCTGTTTGATGGACAAAGCAGAAAAATTGCATCCTTTTATGAGGTTTCATCTCCACAAGAACTGGAACTCTTCCAACCAAACACAGAAGAAGTAGACAACGTTGTCATAAATTTCCAGAATGAATGGCAG GTTATACCTGCGGAGAACATTGTCGCAGCATTCCAAGGGTGTAATAGGACTGTCTTAGCAGTTTCAGCTACTTCAACTGAAGCACAAGtgtttcttgag GCCTTGGAGCAAGGTCTCGATGGAGTTGTTCTGAAGGTTGAAGACATGGGAGAAGTTCTCAGACTTAAG GAGTATTTTGACAGAAGAAATGAAGTCAGGAATATGTTAGCCTTGACTAAGACAACTGTAACTCGGGTAGAAGTGGTTGGCATGGGTGACCGTGTTTGTGTGGACCTTTGCAGTCTCATGCGACCGGGTGAAGGCCTTCTG GTTGGTTCTTTTGCTAGAGGGCTTTTCTTGGTTCACTCGGAATGCTTGGAGTCAAATTACATTGCTAGCAGATCTTTCCGAGTAAACGCT GGGCCAGTGCATGCCTATGTTGCAATTCCAGGAGGAAAGACTTGCTACCTCTCGGAGTTGCAGGCAGGTAAAGAGGTCATAGTGGTTGACCAAAGTGGTCTACAACGGACAGCAATCGTGGGTCGCGTGAAGATCGAGTCGAGACCACTTATCCTAATCGAGGCAAAG GAACACTCAGGAAATGAGACATACAGCATCTTTTTACAAAATGCAGAAACTGTTGGATTAGTCTGCCCTCATGAAG GAAACCAGACTACAATTCCAGTCACCTCACTCAAAGTCGGAGATGAAGTCATGTTGAGAGTGCAGGGCGGCGCTCGACATACTGGGATAGAAATCCAAGAATTCATCCTCGAGAAATGA